The following proteins are encoded in a genomic region of Montipora foliosa isolate CH-2021 chromosome 8, ASM3666993v2, whole genome shotgun sequence:
- the LOC138013363 gene encoding uncharacterized protein, which produces MNKRALAKYIFTDHFGHHIHHSLPALEALIQLNFRRRSIQIMSNKTVALWENTAQGGQSMTTDKDVPDLTKTLPNGANSIQVGDAAGNWQAFVNVNYGGAHVQLNAGQLYNDPGQMGLNTSVKSIRKSP; this is translated from the exons ATGAATAAAAGGGCTTTAGCCAAATACATCTTTACTGATCATTTTGgtcatcacatccatcacagCTTACCAGCTTTAGAGGCCTTGATTCAACTTAATTTTCGAAGACGATCAATCCAG ATCATGTCTAACAAAACAGTAGCTTTGTGGGAGAATACAGCGCAAGGAGGACAATCTATG ACTACCGACAAGGATGTTCCAGACCTGACAAAGACATTGCCTAATGGTGCTAACTCTATCCAAGTTGGCGATGCGGCTGGAAATTGGCAGGCATTTGTTAATGTCAACTATGGCGGTGCACACGTTCAGTTAAACGCAGGCCAACTGTACAACGATCCAGGGCAGATGGGACTGAATACCTCAGTGAAAAGCATTCGCAAGTCTCCCTGA